The Aspergillus oryzae RIB40 DNA, chromosome 5 genome segment CCTCGGCGACCGAATGAAGCGACTAGCCCCGGCCGTGCTCCGCCAGAAGGAGGCCGGGATCTCGTCGCAGAGCCCCGAACAGATCAGGCTGGTCCACACATACATCTTTGCTCACGCAAGTTTCGTTCATCTCCACACCGTTGTCTCTGGCGCGCAGCCCAGCGTGCCCGAGATCCGACAGAGTATTGACAAATCCTTAGCTGCATGGCAGCTTCTGCCTCCCTCTTTGATCAACTTCAAAACCATGGCGTGGCCATTCTGCGTGTGCGGTAGTATGGCCGTGGGTTCTCAGCGAGAGCTGTTCCAGAAAATCATGTCCGAGAACTTTCAAAATCAATCGACGTCGAGCAATCTACATTGTCTTAAGTCTGTAGTAGAAGAGTGCTGGAAGAATTTCGATAAGCGTGTGCCAGAACAGAGTCCGTCGTCTTATAATTGGAAGGTCGTGATGGAAAAGCTAAATTTAAGTATCCTGTTCATATGAACTCGCACCACTTTCTTCTGCAAAGTTAGATATCTTGCAAGGTATGTTCTTCGACAGCACCCCACAGTACGGTGTTTGGTTTGGAGAACaacctctccctcctttctttttccttctcactccctctttctctgtgtATGTTCATTCCTTCAGCATGACATAAACGACACAAGTAGATCGAATGAATCTATCTAGTAGAATCACACGCTCAAGCACTATAATACAAACAGATATAAAACACCCCCCTATTCTCCCAGACACCAATTCAATCACACCAAAGCCACAACCAACCAGACACAAGTAGCATCAAGCGCCCAGCTCCAGCACAGCCCACCAAATATCCAAATTCCTCACTGTCTCATGCCCCGCCCGCTTCCATTCCTCATGGACCTCCCGCAGACGCGCCAGAGAAGCGAGGATCTCACTCTCCTGCGCCTCCGTAAGCGCCTCCTCCTTGACTCGGCGCATGAActtctccccctccacatACTGCACCTCAAAGTGGCCCTCGAGAAAGCTAGGGTCAGGCGTGACCTTCCCATCCCTGACCACTCTATATCCAGCCCCCCGGGCCGCCTCCAAAATCGACGCCTGGTCAAGCCCCGCACGGACATTCTGCTCTAGGTCCCCAGGCGCACGAGGCCGTCGATACCGATAGAACAGCCTCTGCGTCTGAGCCGCTAGAGCATGCACATTCTGTTCCTCCAGCGAGATCTCATACGAGTACTCGCACAGATACACCCTGGGCGCCTGGGCATCGACCGCCAACGTCCGGAAAAGATCATACACGCTCTGGCTATTCGGAAAATACCAGAGACTATGGAAGAGCGCGACGGAGTCGAAGACCTCGCGCGCGGGCCGGTGCAAATCGCGCAGGAAAGACGGCGTGTCGGAGCGAAGGAATGTAATCCGTGATCCTAGCTCGGATTTCCTCACGTAGTCGTGCGACTCTTTCACCGTGTAGGGACTGCCGTATTCGGGCTGCGCGATGTCGATCCCGGTTATGTGGCCGGTGCGCCCGACTAGGTGGGCTAATACGAGGCATGATTCTCCCTGACCGCAGCCGATGTCGAGGATCCTTTGCCCTGGGGTGATTCCCCAGGCGTGGGCGATTAGGAGACGGTGCGTGAAGCGGGGGATATAGAATTTGGTTTTGAGATTGGGGTCGTAGAGGCAGCTGGATAGGATTGTTTCCATGGTTGTATTTGGAAGTAAGGTGGTTTATTGCTTGGGTTGTTCTGGTAGATGGGGAGTGTGGCTGCtgactatatatatatattggttGCGTGGTTGGCGCTGTGGGACCGACAAGTCCGCGCCTAACATACTTTTCTATATATGCGCTTTTTTCCGTGCAGTTTATGAATGTCAGGGAGAGACTTCCACGATAACTTGAcgaaagcaaaagaaaacgaagTACATTTCATTTTCCAAGAACATAAAACGGTAGCAGCAAGTCACACGCGATGACaaaaacagaagaaagccCCCTTCACTTtttcgatatcttctctACCCTACCAGGTACGAATAGCCATATAAAATTATAATGTTGGCCTTAGTACTAATCCAAGCAAGGCACATCGAAATCATGGTCCTCAAAGGTGTTAAAAATCCGCATGGTCCTCAACTACAAAGGCATCCCCTACACGCAAAGCTTCCATTCCTATCCGGACATCGCGCCTCTCCTTCAGAGTCTCTCGGTACCTCCCCACAAACAAGGCCGATTTAAATACACTCTGCCGGCGATATGCCACCCCTCCTCGGTCAAGTCGAGCCCCTCCGGTGCCATGATGGATTCTCTCCCGATTGCATGTCATCTC includes the following:
- a CDS encoding class I SAM-dependent methyltransferase (SAM-dependent methyltransferases) is translated as METILSSCLYDPNLKTKFYIPRFTHRLLIAHAWGITPGQRILDIGCGQGESCLVLAHLVGRTGHITGIDIAQPEYGSPYTVKESHDYVRKSELGSRITFLRSDTPSFLRDLHRPAREVFDSVALFHSLWYFPNSQSVYDLFRTLAVDAQAPRVYLCEYSYEISLEEQNVHALAAQTQRLFYRYRRPRAPGDLEQNVRAGLDQASILEAARGAGYRVVRDGKVTPDPSFLEGHFEVQYVEGEKFMRRVKEEALTEAQESEILASLARLREVHEEWKRAGHETVRNLDIWWAVLELGA